In the genome of Staphylococcus durrellii, one region contains:
- a CDS encoding agmatinase family protein has protein sequence MKDNIYGNTPCFLNSKNLSKSQNLDTDIIVYGVPFEGESTWGDYTGVELGPKQIRVCSARYSHYLPELNHIDVSKYLSMGDVGDVPFVAHDNAQSYENIENFAYNLWQQDKFLVGFGGEHGVTYPILKALTKTNKRVGIIHLDAHYDNMPDYNGELYARNTPFMRLYETDGIRNESIIHTGIHGPRNKPETGKYAEEAGAVTLTINDIRSSTNLTQLARDIYAQASKDVDVVYLTICSDVLDFAFNPGGPVDGNGITSYELLTLIHEFGKLGLCGMDYVEVYPMQDANQNSAHFVSTAVLYVLAGHAKYLGKA, from the coding sequence ATGAAAGATAACATTTATGGAAATACACCGTGCTTTTTAAATAGTAAGAATTTATCGAAGTCACAAAATTTAGATACTGATATTATTGTGTACGGCGTGCCTTTTGAAGGCGAAAGTACTTGGGGTGACTATACAGGCGTTGAATTAGGTCCGAAACAAATACGTGTGTGTTCAGCGCGTTATAGTCACTATTTACCAGAACTTAACCATATTGATGTTAGTAAGTATTTATCTATGGGCGATGTAGGAGATGTTCCTTTTGTCGCGCATGATAACGCACAAAGTTATGAGAATATTGAGAATTTTGCATATAATTTATGGCAACAAGATAAATTTTTAGTGGGCTTTGGTGGTGAACACGGCGTTACTTACCCTATTCTAAAAGCACTAACTAAAACAAATAAACGTGTAGGCATTATTCATTTAGATGCACATTATGATAATATGCCTGACTATAATGGTGAACTTTATGCACGTAACACGCCATTTATGCGATTATATGAAACGGATGGTATAAGAAATGAAAGCATTATACATACAGGCATTCATGGTCCGCGTAACAAACCTGAAACTGGTAAATATGCCGAAGAAGCGGGTGCAGTCACTTTAACAATTAACGACATTAGATCATCTACAAATTTAACACAACTAGCGCGTGATATTTATGCACAAGCAAGTAAAGATGTAGATGTTGTCTATTTAACAATTTGTAGTGACGTTCTTGATTTTGCTTTTAATCCAGGCGGCCCAGTGGACGGCAATGGTATTACATCTTACGAGTTACTAACATTAATACATGAATTTGGTAAATTAGGTCTTTGTGGTATGGATTATGTAGAGGTTTATCCAATGCAAGACGCTAACCAAAATTCTGCTCACTTTGTCTCTACTGCAGTACTATACGTACTTGCAGGCCACGCGAAATATTTAGGCAAAGCCTAA
- a CDS encoding DeoR/GlpR family DNA-binding transcription regulator — MLPAEREENIIAFLLKHKHATIHTLSKQFNVHEATIRRDLNKLEQFDQIKRTHGGVVLNKAEVWDELSFADRQTSNYEEKVAIGNKAADFIQDNDTIIIDSGSTGLQLALALQHKRNLTLITNDIYIASTLKSTNHQVIVTGGALHKDNYVLDGQLANNALKSFNPLKLFLSTPAIDAVKGVTHFSETLAYTKAQMVEQAQEVYVLADSSKLDKVSLYNVCAPNNIDMLITDTSNSNVNLNSYRNQFKHLTRVDVRHNNN, encoded by the coding sequence ATGTTACCAGCCGAACGTGAAGAAAATATAATCGCCTTTTTGTTAAAACATAAGCATGCAACGATACACACGTTATCAAAGCAGTTTAATGTTCACGAAGCCACAATTCGTCGTGATTTAAATAAATTAGAACAATTCGATCAAATTAAACGCACACATGGTGGCGTAGTGTTAAATAAAGCTGAAGTATGGGATGAACTTAGTTTCGCTGATAGACAAACGAGCAATTATGAAGAAAAAGTTGCTATAGGCAACAAGGCAGCTGACTTTATTCAAGATAATGATACAATTATTATTGATTCAGGTTCTACGGGGCTACAATTAGCCTTAGCTTTACAACACAAACGCAACTTAACGCTTATCACCAATGATATTTATATTGCATCTACTTTAAAATCGACGAACCATCAGGTTATCGTTACTGGTGGTGCTTTGCATAAAGACAATTATGTCTTAGATGGTCAGCTTGCTAACAACGCTTTAAAATCTTTTAATCCTTTAAAATTATTTTTAAGCACACCCGCTATAGACGCAGTAAAAGGTGTGACACACTTTAGTGAAACTTTGGCATATACGAAAGCGCAAATGGTAGAACAAGCGCAAGAAGTTTATGTCTTAGCAGATAGTTCTAAACTAGACAAAGTTTCTTTATATAATGTGTGCGCTCCAAACAATATAGACATGTTAATAACCGACACTTCAAATTCAAATGTAAATTTGAATTCATATCGTAATCAATTCAAACATTTAACTCGTGTCGATGTACGTCATAACAATAATTAA
- a CDS encoding MFS transporter, which produces MKNSSSVLGMPRQIVWGYIGIIIFMMGDGLEIGWLSPWLHGNGFSVKETSALFSCYGVTVALASWFSGVFAEALGGKKTMILGLFFYIIGTICFVGFAIPSNNLYLMLPAYALRGLGYPLFAYSFLVWISYRSEQKTLGAAVGWFWFVFTGGLNVLGALYSIWAIKYLGHINTLWSSLFWVILGAVFAIIINRDKLPSNQGSSKEKLKEILKGITIMKEEPKVLLGGIVRVINTTAQFAFPVFLPIYLSSFGIPTSKWLAVWSTIFVGNIIFNLIFGIVGDKIGWRNTVMYFGGIGSGISVLLIGYIPMWTDGNLVLLTIVGFCWGAFIAAYVPLSALIPTLVKQDKGAALSVLNLGAGLPVFVGPMIVNLFIDIVHDIGIIWILGILYFISTILTYFIKLPRSAQYE; this is translated from the coding sequence ATGAAAAATTCAAGTTCAGTTTTAGGTATGCCTCGACAAATAGTATGGGGTTATATAGGTATTATTATTTTCATGATGGGCGATGGCTTAGAAATAGGATGGTTAAGTCCTTGGCTACACGGAAATGGTTTCTCTGTCAAAGAAACAAGCGCACTATTTTCATGTTATGGTGTCACCGTTGCCTTAGCAAGTTGGTTTAGCGGTGTGTTTGCCGAAGCATTAGGTGGCAAAAAGACAATGATTCTAGGGTTGTTCTTCTATATTATAGGAACAATTTGCTTTGTTGGTTTTGCCATTCCTTCAAATAATTTATATTTGATGTTACCTGCGTATGCACTACGTGGTTTGGGCTACCCGTTATTTGCTTATTCATTTTTAGTGTGGATTTCTTACCGTTCAGAGCAAAAAACGTTGGGCGCAGCAGTTGGATGGTTTTGGTTTGTCTTTACTGGTGGTTTAAATGTGTTAGGCGCACTATATTCTATTTGGGCAATTAAATATTTAGGACACATTAACACGTTATGGAGTTCATTATTCTGGGTTATTTTAGGTGCAGTGTTCGCGATTATTATTAATAGAGATAAATTACCTTCAAATCAAGGAAGTTCTAAAGAAAAATTAAAAGAAATACTTAAAGGTATCACGATTATGAAAGAAGAACCTAAAGTATTACTCGGTGGTATCGTCCGTGTAATTAATACGACGGCACAGTTTGCCTTTCCTGTGTTCTTACCTATTTATTTATCAAGTTTCGGCATACCTACATCGAAATGGTTAGCCGTATGGTCAACTATCTTTGTCGGCAATATTATTTTCAACTTAATCTTTGGAATTGTAGGAGATAAAATTGGTTGGCGTAACACGGTTATGTACTTCGGAGGCATTGGTAGCGGCATTTCTGTATTACTGATTGGTTATATCCCAATGTGGACAGATGGTAATTTGGTATTATTAACTATCGTAGGATTTTGTTGGGGCGCATTTATCGCAGCCTACGTTCCTTTATCAGCATTAATCCCTACACTAGTTAAACAAGATAAAGGTGCAGCACTTTCCGTACTTAATTTAGGTGCTGGTTTACCAGTCTTTGTCGGTCCAATGATTGTAAATTTATTTATCGATATCGTGCATGACATTGGGATCATTTGGATTTTAGGTATACTTTACTTTATTAGTACGATTCTTACTTATTTCATCAAGCTACCTAGAAGCGCACAATATGAATAA
- a CDS encoding ribulokinase produces MNYSIGIDFGTGSGRVFLVNTANGEIISQYIKEYSHGTIEQQLNGQKIPQSFALQNANDYMEVIEEGIPYIIKNANIDVNKIVGIGIDFTSSTVIFVDEHMEPMHNYESFKDDPHAYVKLWKHHGAQAEADKLFQTALQQKNRWLGYYGFNVSSEWMIPKIMEVQHKAPDIMAATANIMEAGDWIVNKLTGKNVRSNCGLGFKSFWQEETGFHYDLFDQIDDELSDIVRTKVDAPIVNIGDTVGTLSKEMADKLGLPDTIAVSPFMIDAHASLLGIGSEKDKEMTMVMGTSTCHLMLNKEQHKVPGISGSVKGAIIPDLYAYEAGQSAVGDLFEYIAKQTPYEYVVEAEKRNISIFELLNEMAQKLAPGESGLVALDWHNGNRSVLSDSTLTGSLFGMTLQTKHEEIYRAYMEATAFGTKMIMQQYQGWQMEVDNVYACGGIPKKNPLLMEIYANVLNKTITIMDSEYAPAIGAAILGAISGEAHQSFEQAIEAMKEPILYQVEPEQEKVATYKKLFQAYKALHDLHGYKKASVMKNVKAIADENYNK; encoded by the coding sequence ATGAATTACAGTATAGGTATTGATTTTGGCACTGGTTCTGGGAGAGTATTTTTAGTCAATACAGCTAATGGCGAAATTATTTCACAATATATTAAGGAATATTCTCATGGAACAATTGAACAGCAATTAAATGGTCAAAAGATACCACAAAGTTTTGCATTACAAAATGCTAATGATTATATGGAAGTCATCGAAGAAGGTATTCCATACATAATAAAAAATGCCAACATTGATGTTAACAAAATAGTAGGAATAGGCATTGATTTTACTTCATCGACCGTAATATTTGTAGACGAACATATGGAACCGATGCATAACTATGAATCTTTCAAAGATGATCCACATGCTTACGTAAAATTGTGGAAACATCACGGTGCTCAAGCTGAAGCTGATAAATTATTCCAAACTGCACTACAACAAAAGAATCGATGGTTAGGTTACTATGGTTTTAATGTTAGTAGTGAATGGATGATTCCAAAAATAATGGAAGTACAACACAAGGCGCCAGATATCATGGCGGCAACTGCCAATATAATGGAAGCAGGAGATTGGATTGTTAATAAACTAACTGGAAAAAATGTGCGTTCTAATTGTGGGCTAGGATTTAAATCTTTCTGGCAAGAAGAGACGGGGTTTCATTATGACTTATTTGATCAAATAGATGATGAATTATCTGATATAGTGAGAACAAAAGTCGATGCACCTATCGTAAATATTGGTGACACAGTAGGTACATTAAGTAAAGAAATGGCTGATAAATTAGGACTTCCAGACACAATAGCAGTAAGTCCATTTATGATTGATGCACATGCAAGTTTATTAGGTATAGGTTCAGAAAAAGATAAAGAAATGACGATGGTAATGGGAACGAGTACATGTCATTTAATGTTAAACAAAGAGCAACATAAAGTGCCAGGCATCTCTGGCTCGGTTAAAGGGGCAATCATTCCTGACCTTTATGCATATGAAGCGGGGCAATCTGCAGTAGGTGATCTATTTGAATATATCGCCAAACAAACACCGTACGAATACGTTGTCGAAGCTGAAAAACGTAATATTTCAATTTTTGAATTACTCAATGAAATGGCACAAAAATTGGCGCCAGGGGAAAGTGGTCTAGTAGCACTTGATTGGCATAATGGTAATCGAAGTGTGTTAAGTGATAGCACACTAACTGGAAGTCTATTTGGCATGACGTTACAAACAAAACATGAAGAGATTTACCGCGCATATATGGAAGCTACGGCATTTGGTACGAAAATGATTATGCAACAATATCAAGGTTGGCAAATGGAAGTTGATAACGTATATGCATGTGGTGGCATACCGAAGAAAAACCCATTATTAATGGAAATATATGCTAATGTATTGAACAAGACGATAACAATTATGGATAGTGAATATGCACCAGCAATTGGTGCGGCAATTTTAGGCGCGATAAGTGGTGAAGCGCATCAATCATTTGAGCAAGCTATCGAAGCTATGAAAGAACCGATACTTTATCAAGTGGAGCCTGAACAAGAGAAAGTAGCAACTTATAAAAAATTGTTTCAAGCTTACAAAGCGTTACATGATTTACATGGTTATAAAAAAGCAAGCGTCATGAAAAATGTAAAAGCAATTGCCGATGAAAACTATAATAAATAG
- a CDS encoding Nramp family divalent metal transporter, protein MVVLKNFSKVFKSIGPGMIITASFIGPGTVTTMTQGGAGFGYSLLWSVVFSIIATIVLQEMIIRLSLVTREGLGEAVQELFAHKLGKFILVWFTLIAVTLGCAAYISGDLLGTSLGAAYLLHLPPHTVAPVIGIIILLIGLFGNYRFLEKLMIFLMVIMGIIFITTMIVIKPDVIAILKGIFVPTIPHGSIITVIALIGTTVVPYNFFIHSTAVHERFKDLTELKFARWDTIISITVGGIISAAILISAATLIKGKEVSSIIQLADPLKPIFGEFAPIIISIGLFAAGLSSAIASPTGAAATISSLLGWEKGMRSKKYKAVFTAIILIGITTSALGFEPIQVLLVAQALNGIILPIVAILIFIVINKKQLMGKYANNIWLNIIGFIVVLIVSFLGVYSLIDAVTSIFS, encoded by the coding sequence ATGGTTGTGCTTAAGAACTTTAGTAAGGTATTTAAATCGATTGGACCGGGAATGATCATTACCGCTTCATTTATTGGTCCAGGTACTGTTACTACAATGACCCAAGGGGGTGCAGGCTTTGGTTATAGCCTGCTGTGGTCAGTAGTGTTCTCTATTATTGCAACAATCGTCTTACAAGAAATGATTATTCGTTTATCCCTAGTCACTAGAGAAGGATTAGGTGAAGCCGTACAAGAACTATTTGCTCACAAATTAGGTAAATTTATATTAGTCTGGTTTACATTAATAGCGGTAACTTTAGGCTGTGCCGCTTACATAAGTGGTGACTTATTAGGAACTTCCTTAGGCGCTGCATATTTATTACATTTACCCCCTCATACTGTAGCACCAGTCATTGGTATAATTATTTTATTGATTGGTTTGTTTGGTAACTATCGATTTTTAGAAAAATTAATGATTTTCTTAATGGTCATCATGGGTATTATATTTATCACCACAATGATAGTAATTAAACCAGACGTAATCGCTATATTAAAAGGTATTTTCGTACCGACGATACCACATGGTTCTATTATTACCGTCATCGCTTTAATAGGTACGACAGTAGTACCTTATAACTTTTTCATTCATTCTACTGCCGTACATGAACGTTTCAAAGATTTAACCGAATTAAAATTTGCACGCTGGGATACTATTATTTCGATTACTGTAGGTGGTATTATCTCGGCAGCCATTTTGATTTCAGCCGCAACATTAATTAAAGGCAAAGAGGTTTCTAGCATTATTCAATTGGCTGATCCACTTAAACCTATTTTTGGTGAATTTGCCCCTATCATTATTAGTATAGGGTTATTCGCAGCTGGATTATCTTCTGCAATCGCATCGCCAACAGGTGCTGCTGCTACAATTAGTAGTCTACTTGGTTGGGAAAAAGGTATGAGAAGTAAAAAATACAAGGCTGTATTTACCGCTATTATACTTATAGGTATCACCACATCAGCATTAGGTTTCGAGCCAATCCAAGTATTACTTGTTGCTCAAGCATTGAATGGTATCATTTTACCGATAGTCGCTATATTAATCTTTATCGTTATTAATAAAAAACAACTTATGGGAAAATATGCTAATAACATATGGCTTAATATTATCGGCTTTATTGTCGTTCTTATCGTGTCATTTTTAGGTGTCTATAGTTTAATTGATGCAGTTACGAGTATTTTTAGCTAA
- a CDS encoding aldo/keto reductase — protein MNQLTFNNGNKMPQLGLGVFRVANDDTAKLAVKHAIINGYRSIDAALVYENEEMVGQGIKEGIAAAGISREDLFITSKLWFDDFGKNNVVRGYERSLNNLGLNYLDLYLVHWPGIDEALMIDTWLGMEKLYKDGKVKNIGVSNFNINHLETLKKHAQIKPVINQVEFHPYFNQLLLRNYLADEDVQMESWSPLMNAEILVDETINEIAQTINKSSAQVVLRWNIQHGVITIPKSITPSRIEQNIDVFGFELSETQMTKIDKLNKDQRVGPDPAQFNG, from the coding sequence ATGAATCAACTAACATTCAATAATGGAAATAAGATGCCACAATTAGGGTTAGGTGTCTTTCGAGTTGCTAATGATGATACTGCAAAATTAGCAGTAAAACATGCAATTATAAATGGTTATAGAAGTATCGACGCAGCTTTAGTTTATGAAAATGAAGAAATGGTAGGACAAGGTATTAAGGAAGGAATAGCAGCAGCCGGCATTTCTCGGGAAGATTTATTTATTACTTCTAAATTATGGTTCGATGATTTTGGAAAGAATAATGTTGTTAGAGGATATGAACGTTCACTCAATAATTTAGGGCTTAATTATTTAGATTTATATTTAGTTCATTGGCCAGGTATAGATGAAGCATTAATGATAGATACATGGCTAGGTATGGAAAAATTATATAAGGATGGCAAAGTTAAAAATATTGGCGTGAGTAATTTTAATATTAATCATTTAGAAACATTGAAAAAACATGCACAAATTAAACCAGTTATTAACCAAGTAGAATTTCATCCTTATTTTAACCAATTGTTATTACGTAATTATTTAGCAGATGAAGATGTTCAAATGGAATCATGGTCGCCATTAATGAATGCAGAAATATTAGTGGATGAGACCATTAACGAAATAGCACAAACAATAAATAAATCATCGGCGCAAGTCGTGCTACGTTGGAATATACAACATGGGGTAATAACGATTCCTAAATCTATTACACCATCACGTATTGAACAAAATATTGATGTTTTTGGATTTGAACTTTCTGAAACACAAATGACAAAGATAGATAAATTAAATAAAGATCAACGTGTCGGGCCGGATCCTGCACAATTTAATGGATAA